One segment of Thermoanaerobacter kivui DNA contains the following:
- the vapC gene encoding type II toxin-antitoxin system VapC family toxin produces MILVDTSVLISFLKGIENEQVKKLEEIIQNNIPFGINNFIYQELLQGTKTENEFNSIKEYLGTQKFYNLKYGIKSYENAAKLYFKCKKKGITIRSTIDLLIAQTAIENNLYLLHDDKDFSLIAQVDERLKEY; encoded by the coding sequence ATGATTTTGGTAGATACATCTGTTTTAATATCTTTTCTAAAAGGCATAGAAAATGAACAAGTAAAAAAACTTGAAGAAATAATACAGAATAATATACCCTTTGGAATAAATAATTTTATTTATCAGGAACTATTACAAGGAACAAAAACTGAAAATGAATTTAATTCAATTAAAGAATATTTAGGTACACAAAAATTCTATAACCTAAAATATGGTATCAAATCTTATGAAAACGCTGCGAAATTGTATTTCAAGTGTAAGAAAAAAGGAATCACCATTCGCAGCACTATAGATTTACTCATAGCACAAACAGCCATTGAAAATAATTTATACCTGTTACATGATGATAAAGATTTTTCTTTAATTGCACAAGTTGATGAAAGGCTAAAAGAGTACTAA
- a CDS encoding type II toxin-antitoxin system VapB family antitoxin yields the protein MRTNIVIDENLIKEALKISGLKTKKEVVNLALKEFVENRKKKNLMEIKGKIQFDENYDYKKMREGK from the coding sequence ATGAGAACAAATATAGTCATAGATGAAAATCTCATCAAAGAAGCGTTAAAAATCTCAGGATTAAAAACTAAAAAAGAAGTTGTCAACTTAGCTTTAAAAGAATTTGTAGAAAACCGCAAAAAGAAAAACCTTATGGAGATAAAAGGAAAAATACAGTTTGATGAAAATTATGATTACAAAAAAATGAGGGAAGGCAAATGA